In Electrophorus electricus isolate fEleEle1 chromosome 18, fEleEle1.pri, whole genome shotgun sequence, one genomic interval encodes:
- the fam110a gene encoding protein FAM110A — protein MSVDTLELSPRRPARLPEAACTPGSPASSLSPGTRKPSAVERLEADKAKYVKTQQVALNKQLPIIRKPLMAPSNSMHLRPGAPQPTRKLPTRSIIKPQAPPLDLNHLSNLINGVSDALIPSITMQTDCKNTNGSETSVESQPHSVTSGVDEELNKLVPSSTVVKTTLADGAGANMSSSVAIRRVDVRPHVPQLRKPCRAQLPEQRVHSQLLQLLRPYMQAEPRPLQPIGIKARRDLASAVHSHVTSPKSPVQAVPLSTENLSSPVRTVPFSNNSPKDTSNTPSPASVQETPCLPSRKVHSPHTPSITCPSSVSSRKRISLTRSKSDVSDRFSRAGAEVERFFNYCGLDPSDFDDLSPGSDIASVSRLRSASAPASEHTAEGQEEEEEEAGQDEKPSYGISVIERNARVIKWLYGMRQAKDSAKVVNV, from the coding sequence ATGTCTGTGGATACTCTGGAGCTGTCTCCACGGCGACCAGCCAGACTGCCTGAAGCTGCGTGCACACCCGGTAGCCCTGCATCATCATTATCTCCGGGGACGCGCAAGCCAAGTGCAGTAGAGCGCCTGGAGGCTGACAAGGCCAAGTATGTCAAGACCCAGCAGGTGGCGCTCAACAAGCAGCTGCCAATAATCCGTAAACCCTTAATGGCGCCAAGCAACAGCATGCACCTTCGGCCAGGCGCACCACAGCCGACACGCAAGCTGCCCACTCGCTCCATCATCAAGCCTCAGGCTCCGCCGCTCGACTTGAACCACCTCAGTAACCTGATAAATGGAGTTAGTGATGCACTAATACCTTCTATTACCATGCAAACagactgcaaaaacacaaacgGGTCAGAGACCTCCGTTGAATCTCAGCCCCATTCTGTAACTTCAGGTGTGGACGAAGAGCTCAACAAATTGGTTCCATCTTCAACAGTCGTGAAGACAACTTTGGCAGATGGCGCTGGAGCTAACATGTCTTCCTCGGTAGCAATCCGGAGGGTCGATGTCAGGCCACACGTGCCGCAGCTGAGAAAGCCATGCCGAGCGCAGCTGCCAGAACAGCGTGTCCACTCACAACTGCTGCAGTTGCTCAGGCCATACATGCAGGCGGAGCCTCGGCCACTCCAGCCAATTGGCATCAAAGCCAGGCGGGATTTAGCAAGTGCTGTGCACAGCCATGTCACATCTCCCAAAAGCCCAGTGCAAGCTGTGCCTCTCTCCACCGAAAATTTAAGTAGCCCCGTTCGCACTGTGCCATTTTCGAATAATTCCCCAAAAGACACGAGCAACACACCCTCACCCGCCAGCGTCCAAGAAACGCCATGCCTACCCAGCCGCAAAGTTCATtccccccacaccccctccatCACCTGCCCGTCTTCCGTGAGCTCCAGAAAGCGTATCTCACTGACGCGCTCCAAATCGGACGTCAGTGATCGTTTCTCCCGGGCCGGCGCTGAGGTTGAGCGCTTTTTCAACTACTGCGGCCTGGACCCATCGGATTTTGATGACCTCTCTCCTGGGTCTGACATCGCGTCTGTCTCCCGGCTCAGGAGTGCCAGTGCCCCTGCATCAGAGCACACAGCAGAAGgacaggaggaagaagaggaggaagcgGGCCAAGACGAAAAGCCCAGCTATGGCATTTCAGTAATAGAGAGAAATGCAAGGGTGATTAAGTGGCTGTATGGAATGCGTCAAGCTAAAGACAGTGCAAAAGTTGTTAACGTGTAA
- the mfsd2al2 gene encoding sodium-dependent lysophosphatidylcholine symporter 1, whose protein sequence is MTLSEVLQDKPQLLKEAFSRCTTAEQDEGSKKDGFCRHGGIPLSTKLCYAVGGVPYQAASAAMAFSFQIFLLDVVQMEAFFVSLILFISRVWDAITDPLVGYLVSKSKWTPVGKLQPWSVLSMPLVVLSYILLWFVPRTAQSSSVSVPWYLTISCLFQTFLSCYHVPYTALNMFLGGSERDRDSATACRMSAEVLAMLFAAVAQGQVLRVYNVEREHSCPGLHRQAFMTSALVLGAGFFLCCMILFLGVKEQKAGTRPVGRGSYLTDLKMLITHVSYQRLVLGFLFSSLAFQMSLGNFALFCIHVAGLGSQLQYLILAILVAAAVSVPVWQMSLVRLGKKRTLFIGLPLIVPALIVLVSVSDNFPVYLIMCVLVGASVATLFLLPWSMLPDVVDEFAIQNPCHRDLEPLFFSCSCFCNKLGGGLSAGISTMTLHLTGYKIGACGHSEGVVLALHMLLALIPIVLLLVGLIFFYLYPIDETRRQQIQQELRQTRSRTEMVLSTEEDTGSQQRNQQQCPNKGVFLSKTSRMSSVKAKKSSNLNSLTSLQTYCDATTDPFSPKSSRPECTLKPEFYKHRISSKSSRPSSQLSRQPSWNYYETHAQRAKVTWV, encoded by the exons ATGACACTATCTGAAGTCCTGCAGGATAAACCACAATTGCTGAAAGAGGCGTTTTCCCGCTGTACCACAGCTGAACAGGATGAAGGGAGCAAAAAGGATGGGTTCTGT agACATGGTGGAATCCCACTCTCCACCAAGCTGTGCTATGCAGTCGGGGGTGTTCCATACCAGGCCGCCAGCGCCGCTATGGCTTTCTCCTTCCAGATCTTTCTGCTAGATGTGGTGCAG ATGGAGGCGTTTTTCGTCTCTCTGATCCTGTTCATAAGTCGGGTGTGGGATGCTATCACTGACCCACTCGTGGGGTACCTGGTGAGCAAGAGCAAGTGGACCCCTGTGGGCAAGCTCCAACCTTG GTCAGTCCTGTCCATGCCCCTGGTGGTGCTCTCCTACATCCTTCTCTGGTTCGTGCCTCGCACTGCACAGAGCTCCTCCGTTAGTGTGCCCTGGTACCTCACCATCAGCTGCCTGTTCCAGACCTTCCTGAGT TGCTACCATGTCCCCTATACGGCTCTTAACATGTTCCTgggaggaagcgagagagacagagattcaGCTACAGCCTGCA GGATGAGTGCGGAGGTGTTGGCGATGCTGTTCGCTGCTGTGGCACAGGGGCAGGTGTTGAGAGTGTACaatgtggagagagagcactcCTGCCCAGGCCTGCAT AGACAGGCATTCATGACCTCAGCTCTGGTTTTGGGGGCTGGCTTCTTTCTGTGCTGCATGATACTCTTTCTGGGTGTGAAAGAGCAGAAGG CAGGCACCCGGCCAGTGGGGCGTGGCTCATATCTGACTGATCTAAAGATGCTGATTACCCATGTCTCATATCAGCGCCTGGTCCTCggcttcctcttctcctctctcgcTTTCCAG ATGTCTTTAGGGAACTTTGCTTTGTTCTGCATCCATGTCGCAGGATTGGGGTCTCAGCTCCAGTACCTCATTTTGGCTATATTG GTAGCTGCTGCAGTCTCAGTGCCTGTGTGGCAAATGAGCCTGGTGAGGCTGGGGAAGAAGAGAACGCTTTTTATTGGCCTACCA CTCATTGTCCCTGCTCTGATAGTCTTAGTCTCTGTGTCAGACAACTTCCCAGTGTACCTGATCATGTGTGTTCTGGTTGGGGCCAGTGTAGCTACACTATTCCTGTTACCATG GTCCATGCTGCCAGATGTGGTGGATGAGTTTGCGATTCAGAACCCCTGTCACAGGGATCTGGaacctctgtttttctcttgctcCTGCTTCTGCAACAAGCTCGGAGGAGGGCTGTCTGCCGGCATCTCAACCATGACACTTCA CCTGACAGGTTATAAAATAGGAGCCTGTGGCCACAGTGAAGGCGTGGTCCTGGCCTTGCACATGCTTCTAGCCCTCATACCAATTGTTCTATTGCTGGTGGGTCTGATCTTCTTCTACCTGTACCCCATTGATGAAACACGTCGGCAACAGATCCAACAAGAACTGCGACAAACAAG ATCCCGGACTGAAATGGTCCTGAGTACCGAAGAGGATACAGGGTCACAGCAGAGAAACCAGCAACAATGTCCCAACAAGGGTGTCTTCCTGTCAAAGACCAGCAGGATGTCTTCTGTAAAGGCAAAAAAGTCCTCCAACTTGAATTCTCTGACTTCTCTTCAGACATACTGTGATGCAACCACAGACCCCTTCAGTCCTAAGTCTAGTAGGCCAGAATGCACCTTGAAGCCAGAGTTTTATAAACACAGAATTAGCTCCAAAAGCAGCAGACCTTCATCTCAACTTAGTCGTCAGCCATCATGGAACTATTATGAGACACATGCTCAAAGGGCTAAAGTTACATGGGTGTAA
- the fkbp1aa gene encoding FKBP prolyl isomerase 1Aa, translating into MGVELETITPGDGSTFPKKGQTCVVHYEGSLTNGRKFDSSRERGKPFKFKIGKQEVIRGWDEGVAQMSVGQRAKLTCTPDFAYGSKGHPGIIPPNASLIFDVELLGLE; encoded by the exons ATGGGAGTCGAGCTTGAAACAATAACTCCTGGAGATG GAAGCACTTTCCCTAAAAAAGGACAGACGTGCGTCGTACACTATGAAG GGTCGCTGACAAACGGACGCAAGTTTGACTCCTCTCGGGAACGAGGCAAGCCTTTCAAATTCAAGATAGGCAAGCAGGAAGTGATTCGTGGTTGGGATGAAGGAGTAGCccag ATGAGTGTAGGACAGCGAGCCAAGCTGACTTGCACTCCAGACTTTGCATATGGGAGCAAAGGTCACCCTGGCATCATCCCTCCTAATGCCTCCCTCATATTTGATGTGGAACTTCTGGGCTTGGAGTAA
- the LOC113578792 gene encoding syntaphilin isoform X2, with protein sequence MSLSSNRRPSAGQRRRRGKYAACSENHGIRPPAPEQYLTPLQQKEVCIRHLRARLKENVERLQDRDSEIEDLRMQLTRMQEDWIEEECHRIEAQLALKEARKEIQQLQQAVDTVRTNLASRDSDQPDFQSDGVIGGRLGLRLGASRSCGCSPARTINRSATFTRLRSETPPGTDHNDNVPFEVHTPASRRATTLPRGDGRTHLLLEAALLSEQVPHTPLCSTLSRSSTYDKLYSGETVLPISRPCHTLNNCSCVAHAYPPHHHLFLHLPQDDAPPPPPPPPAPSAPPTASDVTSDRPGFRSQACSPTITWISEEEGGGEELSFISSTPFAPDLTLAEPQTFSVSSMTISPAQVSSLTEPLPPENLAELTSSTTTTPTVLPTTQIQQPCPRASPLTQLLPQGLKAEGLNEEHGMDVASTEEGELEQAPQRSHWSRYFLIDLLAVAVPVVPTVAWLCRRTQDEGVPMYHMGSLLRGCCAVALHSLRRVSSSRAPTGTGGATTV encoded by the exons ATGTCACTCTCATCAAACAGACGGCCCTCTGCTGGACAACGCAG GCGGCGTGGGAAGTATGCGGCCTGCAGTGAGAATCATGGGATACGGCCGCCAGCGCCTGAGCAGTACCTTACCCCGCTGCAGCAGAAAGAAGTGTGCATTCGTCACCTGCGTGCCCGCCTCAAAGAGAACGTGGAGAGGCTGCAGGACAG GGACTCAGAGATAGAGGACCTGCGCATGCAGCTGACGCGGATGCAGGAGGATTGGATCGAAGAGGAATGCCATCGAATCGAGGCACAGCTGGCCCTGAAAGAGGCTCGGAAGGAGATCCAGCAGCTCCAGCAAGCCGTGGACACGGTCCGGACCAACCTGGCAAGCCGTGACTCTGACCAGCCTGACTTCCAGTCGGACGGGGTTATTGGGGGCAGGTTGGGCCTCCGATTGGGAGCCTCCAGGTCCTGTGGCTGCTCTCCTGCTCGCACCATCAACCGCAGCGCCACCTTCACCAGGCTGAGGAGCGAGACGCCGCCCGGCACAGACCATAATGACAACGTGCCCTTCGAGGTTCACACTCCCGCCAGCCGACGAGCGACGACCTTGCCCAGAGGCGATGGGCGCACCCATCTCCTTTTGGAGGCAGCCCTTCTGTCGGAGCAggtgccacacacaccactttgcTCCACCTTGTCACGCTCCTCCACCTATGACAAGTTGTATAGTGGCGAGACAGTCCTGCCCATCAGCCGACCCTGCCACACACTCAACAACTGTAGCTGCGTGGCCCACGCCTATCCACCTCACCACCACCTCTTCTTGCACCTCCCACAAGATGACgctccccctccacctcctccaccacctgcaCCCTCAGCGCCCCCTACTGCTTCAGATGTGACTAGTGACAGGCCTGGCTTCAGATCACAAGCCTGCAGTCCCACGATCACCTGGATCTCAGAAGAAGAGGGTGGTGGTGAAGAACTGAGCTTCATCAGCTCAACTCCATTTGCACCAGATCTCACTCTTGCCGAGCCACAGACATTTTCAGTGTCTTCCATGACCATTTCACCTGCGCAGGTGTCGTCCCTCACAGAGCCTTTGCCTCCAGAAAACCTTGCAGAGTTAACATCATCCACAACAACTACACCCACGGTGTTGCCTACGACACAGATCCAGCAACCTTGTCCTAGAGCATCTCCACTCACACAGCTGCTACCGCAGGGACTGAAGGCAGAGGGGTTAAACGAAGAACATGGCATGGACGTGGCCAGTACTGAGGAGGGGGAACTAGAACAAGCTCCTCAACGGAGCCACTGGAGCCGCTACTTCCTGATTGACCTTCTAGCAGTAGCGGTGCCAGTAGTGCCAACAGTGGCGTGGCTCTGTCGGCGGACCCAGGATGAAGGGGTGCCTATGTACCACATGGGCTCGCTGCTCCGCGGCTGCTGTGCAGTGGCACTTCATTCCCTGAGAAGGGTCAGCAGCAGCCGTGCCCCCACAGGGACAGGAGGTGCAACTACAGTCTAA
- the LOC113578792 gene encoding syntaphilin isoform X1, translating to MSLSSNRRPSAGQRRRPTGTVSTRHSHGDSSTSSNYLTSCKGTESNTIPLSHPATPRRRGKYAACSENHGIRPPAPEQYLTPLQQKEVCIRHLRARLKENVERLQDRDSEIEDLRMQLTRMQEDWIEEECHRIEAQLALKEARKEIQQLQQAVDTVRTNLASRDSDQPDFQSDGVIGGRLGLRLGASRSCGCSPARTINRSATFTRLRSETPPGTDHNDNVPFEVHTPASRRATTLPRGDGRTHLLLEAALLSEQVPHTPLCSTLSRSSTYDKLYSGETVLPISRPCHTLNNCSCVAHAYPPHHHLFLHLPQDDAPPPPPPPPAPSAPPTASDVTSDRPGFRSQACSPTITWISEEEGGGEELSFISSTPFAPDLTLAEPQTFSVSSMTISPAQVSSLTEPLPPENLAELTSSTTTTPTVLPTTQIQQPCPRASPLTQLLPQGLKAEGLNEEHGMDVASTEEGELEQAPQRSHWSRYFLIDLLAVAVPVVPTVAWLCRRTQDEGVPMYHMGSLLRGCCAVALHSLRRVSSSRAPTGTGGATTV from the exons ATGTCACTCTCATCAAACAGACGGCCCTCTGCTGGACAACGCAG acGACCCACTGGTACAGTCAGTACTCGGCATTCTCACGGTGACTCCTCCACCAGCAGCAATTACTTAACATCCTGCAAGGGCACAGAAAGCAATACCATACCCCTCTCACATCCAGCTACACCtcg GCGGCGTGGGAAGTATGCGGCCTGCAGTGAGAATCATGGGATACGGCCGCCAGCGCCTGAGCAGTACCTTACCCCGCTGCAGCAGAAAGAAGTGTGCATTCGTCACCTGCGTGCCCGCCTCAAAGAGAACGTGGAGAGGCTGCAGGACAG GGACTCAGAGATAGAGGACCTGCGCATGCAGCTGACGCGGATGCAGGAGGATTGGATCGAAGAGGAATGCCATCGAATCGAGGCACAGCTGGCCCTGAAAGAGGCTCGGAAGGAGATCCAGCAGCTCCAGCAAGCCGTGGACACGGTCCGGACCAACCTGGCAAGCCGTGACTCTGACCAGCCTGACTTCCAGTCGGACGGGGTTATTGGGGGCAGGTTGGGCCTCCGATTGGGAGCCTCCAGGTCCTGTGGCTGCTCTCCTGCTCGCACCATCAACCGCAGCGCCACCTTCACCAGGCTGAGGAGCGAGACGCCGCCCGGCACAGACCATAATGACAACGTGCCCTTCGAGGTTCACACTCCCGCCAGCCGACGAGCGACGACCTTGCCCAGAGGCGATGGGCGCACCCATCTCCTTTTGGAGGCAGCCCTTCTGTCGGAGCAggtgccacacacaccactttgcTCCACCTTGTCACGCTCCTCCACCTATGACAAGTTGTATAGTGGCGAGACAGTCCTGCCCATCAGCCGACCCTGCCACACACTCAACAACTGTAGCTGCGTGGCCCACGCCTATCCACCTCACCACCACCTCTTCTTGCACCTCCCACAAGATGACgctccccctccacctcctccaccacctgcaCCCTCAGCGCCCCCTACTGCTTCAGATGTGACTAGTGACAGGCCTGGCTTCAGATCACAAGCCTGCAGTCCCACGATCACCTGGATCTCAGAAGAAGAGGGTGGTGGTGAAGAACTGAGCTTCATCAGCTCAACTCCATTTGCACCAGATCTCACTCTTGCCGAGCCACAGACATTTTCAGTGTCTTCCATGACCATTTCACCTGCGCAGGTGTCGTCCCTCACAGAGCCTTTGCCTCCAGAAAACCTTGCAGAGTTAACATCATCCACAACAACTACACCCACGGTGTTGCCTACGACACAGATCCAGCAACCTTGTCCTAGAGCATCTCCACTCACACAGCTGCTACCGCAGGGACTGAAGGCAGAGGGGTTAAACGAAGAACATGGCATGGACGTGGCCAGTACTGAGGAGGGGGAACTAGAACAAGCTCCTCAACGGAGCCACTGGAGCCGCTACTTCCTGATTGACCTTCTAGCAGTAGCGGTGCCAGTAGTGCCAACAGTGGCGTGGCTCTGTCGGCGGACCCAGGATGAAGGGGTGCCTATGTACCACATGGGCTCGCTGCTCCGCGGCTGCTGTGCAGTGGCACTTCATTCCCTGAGAAGGGTCAGCAGCAGCCGTGCCCCCACAGGGACAGGAGGTGCAACTACAGTCTAA